A portion of the Anser cygnoides isolate HZ-2024a breed goose chromosome 25, Taihu_goose_T2T_genome, whole genome shotgun sequence genome contains these proteins:
- the CIMIP3 gene encoding putative uncharacterized protein CIMIP3 isoform X3, which translates to MSLHTGVPAGKTSSQMTKKQAAPGKDHKRPKEMEKTKATQDACGTPPAPKRQLSPAHHRKDQPLASRFVPFVAHFGGREPDSFKFLFYTPSCSNSYRPFYTAQRPTCGYLYRHDTDHTRKVIDVPSANIVKWRPVFNTKP; encoded by the exons ATGTCCCTGCACACTGGGGTCCCCGCTGGGAAGACGTCCTCGCAG ATGACTAAAAAACAAGCAGCCCCTGGCAAAGACCACAAGAGACCAAAGGAGATGGAGAAGACTAAAGCGACGCAAGATGCCTGTGGTACCCCTCCTGCCCCGAAGAGGCAGCTGTCCCCAGCACATCACCGCAAGGACCAGCCGTTGGCCTCTCGCTTTGTTCCCTTTGTTGCCCATTTTGGGGGCCGTGAGCCTGACTCCTTCAAGTTTCTCTTCTACACGCCAAGCTGCTCCAACTCGTACAGGCCCTTCTACACCGCGCAGCGGCCGACCTGTGGGTACCTCTATCGCCATGACACCGATCACACCAGGAAGGTGATAGATGTCCCGAGCGCCAACATTGTGAAATGGAGACCTGTCTTCAACACAAAGCCATAG
- the CIMIP3 gene encoding putative uncharacterized protein CIMIP3 isoform X1 has protein sequence MSLHTGVPAGKTSSQVAAPARGLQEGCTVPPSCGTGGWEALVLRMTKKQAAPGKDHKRPKEMEKTKATQDACGTPPAPKRQLSPAHHRKDQPLASRFVPFVAHFGGREPDSFKFLFYTPSCSNSYRPFYTAQRPTCGYLYRHDTDHTRKVIDVPSANIVKWRPVFNTKP, from the exons ATGTCCCTGCACACTGGGGTCCCCGCTGGGAAGACGTCCTCGCAGGTGGCAGCCCCAGCTCGTGGTTTGCAGGAGGGATGCACGGTGCCCCCTTCCTGTGGCACAGGGGGCTGGGAAGCCCTTGTCCTGAGG ATGACTAAAAAACAAGCAGCCCCTGGCAAAGACCACAAGAGACCAAAGGAGATGGAGAAGACTAAAGCGACGCAAGATGCCTGTGGTACCCCTCCTGCCCCGAAGAGGCAGCTGTCCCCAGCACATCACCGCAAGGACCAGCCGTTGGCCTCTCGCTTTGTTCCCTTTGTTGCCCATTTTGGGGGCCGTGAGCCTGACTCCTTCAAGTTTCTCTTCTACACGCCAAGCTGCTCCAACTCGTACAGGCCCTTCTACACCGCGCAGCGGCCGACCTGTGGGTACCTCTATCGCCATGACACCGATCACACCAGGAAGGTGATAGATGTCCCGAGCGCCAACATTGTGAAATGGAGACCTGTCTTCAACACAAAGCCATAG
- the CIMIP3 gene encoding putative uncharacterized protein CIMIP3 isoform X2, with amino-acid sequence MSLHTGVPAGKTSSQVMTKKQAAPGKDHKRPKEMEKTKATQDACGTPPAPKRQLSPAHHRKDQPLASRFVPFVAHFGGREPDSFKFLFYTPSCSNSYRPFYTAQRPTCGYLYRHDTDHTRKVIDVPSANIVKWRPVFNTKP; translated from the exons ATGTCCCTGCACACTGGGGTCCCCGCTGGGAAGACGTCCTCGCAGGTG ATGACTAAAAAACAAGCAGCCCCTGGCAAAGACCACAAGAGACCAAAGGAGATGGAGAAGACTAAAGCGACGCAAGATGCCTGTGGTACCCCTCCTGCCCCGAAGAGGCAGCTGTCCCCAGCACATCACCGCAAGGACCAGCCGTTGGCCTCTCGCTTTGTTCCCTTTGTTGCCCATTTTGGGGGCCGTGAGCCTGACTCCTTCAAGTTTCTCTTCTACACGCCAAGCTGCTCCAACTCGTACAGGCCCTTCTACACCGCGCAGCGGCCGACCTGTGGGTACCTCTATCGCCATGACACCGATCACACCAGGAAGGTGATAGATGTCCCGAGCGCCAACATTGTGAAATGGAGACCTGTCTTCAACACAAAGCCATAG
- the CIMIP3 gene encoding putative uncharacterized protein CIMIP3 isoform X4 encodes MTKKQAAPGKDHKRPKEMEKTKATQDACGTPPAPKRQLSPAHHRKDQPLASRFVPFVAHFGGREPDSFKFLFYTPSCSNSYRPFYTAQRPTCGYLYRHDTDHTRKVIDVPSANIVKWRPVFNTKP; translated from the coding sequence ATGACTAAAAAACAAGCAGCCCCTGGCAAAGACCACAAGAGACCAAAGGAGATGGAGAAGACTAAAGCGACGCAAGATGCCTGTGGTACCCCTCCTGCCCCGAAGAGGCAGCTGTCCCCAGCACATCACCGCAAGGACCAGCCGTTGGCCTCTCGCTTTGTTCCCTTTGTTGCCCATTTTGGGGGCCGTGAGCCTGACTCCTTCAAGTTTCTCTTCTACACGCCAAGCTGCTCCAACTCGTACAGGCCCTTCTACACCGCGCAGCGGCCGACCTGTGGGTACCTCTATCGCCATGACACCGATCACACCAGGAAGGTGATAGATGTCCCGAGCGCCAACATTGTGAAATGGAGACCTGTCTTCAACACAAAGCCATAG